TCCAGCGCCAGATCGCCGAAGGCGCCCACCGCGCGGGTGATGATGTTGGCGGCCGGGTGGTCGCGGGCCTGATCTTCGGTGATCACGCCGCGATCGATCAGCTCCTGAACATGGGAATGATCGCGGGTGATCTGCCACAGCTGGCGGTCGCGCAGCAGGTAAAGCCGGCTGTCCCCCGCCCACAGGCACACGAAGCGGCCGCCATGGATCATAAGCACCACGACCGTGCTGCCGATCATCTCGCGGTCACCCAGCGCCCGGCCCTCGGCCCTGAGTTCGCCATGCACCTCTGCCAGCGCCCGGCGCACATCGGCCAGAAGCTCGGCGCCCGATGCCGGCACGGGGATGGCGTCCAGCCGTTCCATGATCATGCCGCTCGCCCGGTCGCCGCGGGCATGGCCGCCCATGCCGTCGGCCACCGCCCAAAGCCCGATATCGCGCCGGTCCAGAAAGGCGTCCTCGTTATGGCGCCGCACCCGGCCGGCATCGGTCATGCCGGCCGATCGCAGCATCATCGCCGCCCTCATGGCGCGCCTCCCCTCAGGATCTCGTGCCAGAGCCG
The window above is part of the Tistrella mobilis genome. Proteins encoded here:
- a CDS encoding PP2C family protein-serine/threonine phosphatase, with translation MRAAMMLRSAGMTDAGRVRRHNEDAFLDRRDIGLWAVADGMGGHARGDRASGMIMERLDAIPVPASGAELLADVRRALAEVHGELRAEGRALGDREMIGSTVVVLMIHGGRFVCLWAGDSRLYLLRDRQLWQITRDHSHVQELIDRGVITEDQARDHPAANIITRAVGAFGDLALEMEAAAVLPGDRFLLCTDGIARCVGDGEIADVIANFPAPRAVQTLKTLALSRNAPDNIAAVALACDAIEDVTLTPWSRPHG